In Aptenodytes patagonicus chromosome 6, bAptPat1.pri.cur, whole genome shotgun sequence, one genomic interval encodes:
- the SNED1 gene encoding sushi, nidogen and EGF-like domain-containing protein 1 isoform X5, whose product MRGLAGWAVLVALGEWLWAGGVVPLADFYPFGPTQGDAATRKQDDGGSELRPLSVPFPFFGAGHTGLYVNNNGIISFLKEVSQFTPVAFPISKDRRVVAAFWADVDNRRAGDVYYRESTEQPILERASRDIMQYFPEFPGFSAQWVFIATWYRVTFFGGSSFSPVNTFQIVLITDGKLSFTIFNYESITWTTGMHASSGGDFAGLGGIAAQAGFNAGDGKRYFNIPGSRTDDIADVEMTTNVGIPGRWVFRIDDAQVQVGGCSNTTSVCLTLRPCLNGGKCIEDCITGNPSYTCSCLAGFTGKRCHVDVDECLSHPCQNGATCLNGAGSFSCRCPPGFTGTSCETEESPCESRVCQNGGRCQAANGTAACLCQPGYMGADCQTEVNECESSPCLNGGHCVDLVDNYTCVCLEPFVGQRCETDSSSCEDRSCRNRQTCNYIRPGRYICTCSPGYYGNNCQYGGPRVPGACLSHPCQNAGSCLETEQGYVCECREGYTGQDCRDKLSEGCECRNGGNCLEGNITICQCPPGFFGLLCEFEVTTTPCNMNTQCPDSGYCMEYGGSYLCVCHTDYGTNHTMPSPCDSEPCLNGGSCEVNDDSYTCECPRGFLGKHCEKAKPRLCSMGPCRNGGTCREADGEYHCTCPYRFTGKHCEIGKPDPCASGPCQNGGTCFHYIGKYKCDCPPGYAGRHCEIVPSPCFLSPCENGATCEDLGGGYACTCPVGYIGKHCQSEVDCGVPSEVKHAQASFNSTKVGSLAEYQCELGYTLSQHNHPRVCRLPGIWSDPPECDEIDECQSQPCLNGGQCKDRIAEFLCLCEPGYTGHHCESDVDECQSEPCKNGGTCRDLLGSFACYCPEGFVGTQCETEVDACESGPCRNGGECESYGGSYLCVCPEGFFGYHCETELLPPTSLKVERVEDTGVLISWHPPEDAAARQLIDGYAVTYVSLDGSYRRTDFVDRSRSAHQLRALASGRAYNISVFSVKRNVNNKNDISRPVMLTTRTRPRPVEGFEIMNVTASAITVQWALHRLKHSTVSRVRVSIRQPGDLADRTVELNSSVAKYTFLDLQPGERYIVHVTTLSGLGTEDHPSESLATAPFHVWTRPLPPQNLTAFRVTATSVSMAWEQPPAGAVEGYIINVTTAQSVKSRYVPNGKLVSYTVRDLLPGQRYRLSVTAVQNTEQGQVHSEPIHLYVTTLQRDGAPEGRWSQAGHPRVLRNRLPPAFLPELRLLADHDTVEELSPAPRFTELVDGRGRISARFGTALSKSITVKTQPEAPVKLENVEVSSQGSLALQLREAKSKSEGQNCSTNPCRNGGTCARDAESYHCDCRPGFKGRFCELAACKKVPHSCTRLYSETKSFPVWEGGTCHYLYRRVYKVHQDICYKENCKSTGSEKRTSRKPSNSHTLKKP is encoded by the exons gtGAACAACAACGGGATCATCTCATTCCTGAAGGAGGTCTCCCAGTTCACGCCGGTGGCCTTCCCCATCTCCAAGGACCGGCGCGTGGTGGCCGCTTTCTGGGCGGACGTGGATAACCGGCGGGCGGGTGATGTGTATTACCGGGAGAGCACTGAGCAGCCCATCTTGGAGAGAGCGAGCAGGGACATCATGCAGTATTTCCCCGAGTTCCCGGGGTTTTCCGCTCAGTGGGTCTTCATTGCCACCTGGTATCGAGTGACCTTCTTCGGGGGCAGTTCGTTTTCACCA GTAAACACTTTCCAGATCGTCCTCATCACGGACGGCAAGCTCTCCTTCACCATCTTCAACTATGAGTCCATCACCTGGACCACGGGTATGCACGCCAGCAGTGGGGGGGACTTTGCCGGGCTCGGCGGCATCGCGGCGCAG GCAGGTTTTAACGCTGGTGATGGAAAGCGCTACTTCAACATCCCCGGATCCCGCACCGATGACATCGCTGACGTGGAGATGACGACAAATGTGGGTATCCCCGGGCGCTGGGTGTTCAGAATCGATGATGCCCAGGTGCAAGTGGGGGGCTGCAGCAATACAA CCTCTGTCTGCCTGACGCTGCGGCCCTGCCTGAATGGGGGGAAGTGTATTGAGGACTGCATCACGGGGAACCCCTCCTACACCTGCTCCTGCCTGGCCGGCTTTACCGGGAAGAGGTGCCATGTTG ATGTGGATGAGTGTCTCTCCCACCCGTGTCAGAACGGAGCCACCTGCCTCAATGGTGCCGGCAGCTTCAGCTGCAGGTGCCCACCGGGCTTCACAGGCACCAGCTGTGAGACTG AAGAGTCGCCATGTGAGAGCAGGGTGTGCCAGAACGGCGGGAGGTGCCAGGCGGCGAACGGGACAGCGGCGTGCTTGTGCCAGCCGGGGTACATGGGGGCAGACTGCCAGACAG AGGTGAATGAGTGTGAGTCCAGCCCATGCCTGAACGGCGGGCACTGCGTTGACCTGGTTGATAACTACACCTGTGTGTGCCTGGAGCCCTTTGTTGGACAGCGCTGCGAGAcag ACTCGTCTTCCTGCGAGGACCGGAGCTGCCGGAACCGGCAGACATGCAACTACATCCGTCCCGGCCGCTACATCTGCACGTGCTCCCCAGGTTATTACGGCAACAACTGCCAGTACG GTGGGCCCCGTGTGCCTGGCGCCTGCCTCTCCCACCCATGCCAGAACGCGGGCAGCTGCCTGGAGACGGAGCAGGGCTACGTCTGCGAATGCCGGGAGGGATACACTGGGCAGGACTGTCGAGACA AGCTCTCGGAGGGCTGTGAGTGTCGCAACGGGGGCAATTGTCTGGAGGGGAACATCACTATCTGCCAGTGCCCACCTGGGTTTTTTGGTCTTCTCTGTGAATTCG AAGTCACCACCACACCGTGCAACATGAACACGCAGTGCCCAGACAGCGGGTACTGCATGGAGTATGGTGGGAGCTACCTCTGTGTCTGCCACACTGACTACGGCACCAACCACA CAATGCCATCCCCCTGTGACTCGGAGCCCTGCCTGAATGGGGGCTCCTGTGAGGTTAACGATGACTCGTACACCTGCGAGTGTCCTCGAGGCTTCCTTGGCAAGCACTGCGAGAAAG CCAAGCCACGGCTCTGCAGCATGGGGCCCTGTCGCAATGGGGGCACCTGCAGGGAGGCGGATGGCGAGTACCACTGCACCTGCCCCTACCGCTTCACCGGAAAGCACTGTGAGATTG GTAAGCCAGACCCTTGCGCCTCGGGGCCCTGCCAGAATGGGGGCACCTGCTTCCACTACATCGGCAAGTACAAGTGCGACTGTCCCCCGGGCTACGCTGGCCGGCACTGTGAGATCG TGCCCTCCCCGTGCTTCCTCAGCCCCTGTGAGAATGGTGCTACCTGCGAGGACCTTGGCGGGGGCTATGCTTGCACGTGCCCTGTGGGCTACATAGGGAAGCACTGCCAGTCTG AGGTTGACTGTGGCGTCCCCAGCGAGGTTAAGCATGCCCAGGCCTCTTTCAACTCTACCAAGGTGGGCTCGCTGGCTGAATACCAGTGTGAGCTGGGCTACACCCTCAGTCAGCACAACCACCCCCGTGTCTGCCGCTTGCCAGGCATCTGGAGTGACCCCCCTGAGTGTGATG AGATCGATGAGTGccagtcccagccctgcctgaaCGGCGGCCAGTGCAAGGACCGCATCGCCGAGTTCCTGTGCCTTTGTGAGCCAGGTTACACTGGCCACCACTGCGAGTCAG ATGTCGACGAGTGTCAGTCAGAGCCCTGTAAGAACGGCGGGACCTGCCGGGACCTCCTTGGGTCCTTTGCTTGCTACTGTCCTGAGGGCTTTGTGGGGACCCAGTGTGAGACAG AAGTGGATGCCTGTGAGTCAGGCCCTTGCCGAAATGGAGGGGAGTGCGAGAGCTACGGGGGCTCCTACCTCTGCGTGTGCCCGGAGGGTTTCTTCGGCTACCACTGCGAGACAG AATTGCTGCCACCAACCTCATTAAAGGTGGAAAGGGTGGAGGACACTGGTGTGTTGATTTCTTGGCACCCACCTGAGGACGCAGCCGCCAGGCAACTCATTGACGGCTACGCCGTGACGTACGTATCCCTCGACGGCTCTTACCGCAGGACAGATTTTGTGGACCGAAGTCGTTCTGCCCACCAATTGCGGGCACTAGCCTCCGGCAGAGCCTacaatatttctgtcttttcagtcAAACGCAACGTGAACAACAAGAATGATATCAGCAGGCCCGTCATGCTCACCACACGCACTA GACCACGTCCGGTGGAAGGCTTTGAGATCATGAACGTGACGGCCAGCGCCATCACGGTGCAATGGGCTCTCCACCGGCTCAAGCACTCCACTGTCAGTAGGGTGCGTGTCTCCATCCGCCAGCCGGGGGACCTGGCAGACCGCACCGTGGAGCTGAACAGCAGCGTGGCCAAGTACACCTTCCT GGacctgcagccaggagagaggtACATTGTCCATGTCACGACGCTGAGCGGCCTGGGGACAGAAGACCACCCCTCAGAGAGTCTGGCCACAGCCCCCTTCCATGTGTGGACGA ggcctctccccccccaaaacctcaCCGCCTTCCGCGTCACTGCCACCTCCGTGTCCATGGCATGGGAGCAGCCGCCTGCCGGTGCTGTGGAGGGGTACATCATCAACGTTACCACCGCTCAGAGTGTGAAGAGCCGCTATGTGCCCAACGGGAAGCTTGTGTCCTACACGGTGCGGGACCTGCTCCCTGGGCAGCGGTACCGCCTGTCCGTGACGGCTGTGCAGAACACAGAGCAAGGCCAAGTGCACAGTGAGCCCATCCACCTCTATGTCACCACCT TGCAGAGGGATGGAGCTCCGGAGGGACGGTGGAGCCAAGCTGGACACCCCCGGGTCCTGCGCAACAGGCTGCCCCCAGCTTTCCTGCCTGAACTCCGCTTGCTAGCGGATCATGACACAGTTGAGGAGCTCTCGCCAGCCCCCAG GTTCACCGAGCTGGTGGATGGCAGAGGAAGGATCAGCGCCAGGTTCGGCACTGCGCTGAGCAAATCCATCACTGTGAAGACAC AGCCGGAGGCTCCAGTGAAGCTGGAGAACGTGGAGGTGTCAAGCCAGGGCAGTCTGGCACTGCAGCTGCGTGAGGCAAAGAGCAAGA GTGAGGGGCAGAACTGCTCCACAAACCCCTGCAGGAATGGAGGCACCTGCGCCAGGGATGCCGAGTCCTACCACTGTGACTGCCGCCCAGGATTCAAGGGCCGGTTCTGCGAGCTGG CAGCCTGCAAGAAGGTGCCACACTCGTGCACGCGGCTGTACTCGGAAACCAAGTCATTCCCTGTGTGGGAAGGAGGCACCTGCCACTACCT GTATAGGAGAGTCTACAAGGTACACCAGGACATCTGCTACAAGGAGAACTGCAAGAGCACCGGTTCCGAGAAGAGAACCAGCAG AAAACCAAGCAACAGTCACACACTGAAGAAGCCATAG
- the SNED1 gene encoding sushi, nidogen and EGF-like domain-containing protein 1 isoform X8, whose protein sequence is MRGLAGWAVLVALGEWLWAGGVVPLADFYPFGPTQGDAATRKQDDGGSELRPLSVPFPFFGAGHTGLYVNNNGIISFLKEVSQFTPVAFPISKDRRVVAAFWADVDNRRAGDVYYRESTEQPILERASRDIMQYFPEFPGFSAQWVFIATWYRVTFFGGSSFSPVNTFQIVLITDGKLSFTIFNYESITWTTGMHASSGGDFAGLGGIAAQAGFNAGDGKRYFNIPGSRTDDIADVEMTTNVGIPGRWVFRIDDAQVQVGGCSNTTSVCLTLRPCLNGGKCIEDCITGNPSYTCSCLAGFTGKRCHVDVDECLSHPCQNGATCLNGAGSFSCRCPPGFTGTSCETEESPCESRVCQNGGRCQAANGTAACLCQPGYMGADCQTEVNECESSPCLNGGHCVDLVDNYTCVCLEPFVGQRCETDSSSCEDRSCRNRQTCNYIRPGRYICTCSPGYYGNNCQYGGPRVPGACLSHPCQNAGSCLETEQGYVCECREGYTGQDCRDKLSEGCECRNGGNCLEGNITICQCPPGFFGLLCEFEVTTTPCNMNTQCPDSGYCMEYGGSYLCVCHTDYGTNHTMPSPCDSEPCLNGGSCEVNDDSYTCECPRGFLGKHCEKAKPRLCSMGPCRNGGTCREADGEYHCTCPYRFTGKHCEIGKPDPCASGPCQNGGTCFHYIGKYKCDCPPGYAGRHCEIVPSPCFLSPCENGATCEDLGGGYACTCPVGYIGKHCQSEVDCGVPSEVKHAQASFNSTKVGSLAEYQCELGYTLSQHNHPRVCRLPGIWSDPPECDEIDECQSQPCLNGGQCKDRIAEFLCLCEPGYTGHHCESDVDECQSEPCKNGGTCRDLLGSFACYCPEGFVGTQCETEVDACESGPCRNGGECESYGGSYLCVCPEGFFGYHCETVKRNVNNKNDISRPVMLTTRTRPRPVEGFEIMNVTASAITVQWALHRLKHSTVSRVRVSIRQPGDLADRTVELNSSVAKYTFLDLQPGERYIVHVTTLSGLGTEDHPSESLATAPFHVWTRPLPPQNLTAFRVTATSVSMAWEQPPAGAVEGYIINVTTAQSVKSRYVPNGKLVSYTVRDLLPGQRYRLSVTAVQNTEQGQVHSEPIHLYVTTLQRDGAPEGRWSQAGHPRVLRNRLPPAFLPELRLLADHDTVEELSPAPRFTELVDGRGRISARFGTALSKSITVKTQPEAPVKLENVEVSSQGSLALQLREAKSKSEGQNCSTNPCRNGGTCARDAESYHCDCRPGFKGRFCELAACKKVPHSCTRLYSETKSFPVWEGGTCHYLYRRVYKVHQDICYKENCKSTGSEKRTSRKPSNSHTLKKP, encoded by the exons gtGAACAACAACGGGATCATCTCATTCCTGAAGGAGGTCTCCCAGTTCACGCCGGTGGCCTTCCCCATCTCCAAGGACCGGCGCGTGGTGGCCGCTTTCTGGGCGGACGTGGATAACCGGCGGGCGGGTGATGTGTATTACCGGGAGAGCACTGAGCAGCCCATCTTGGAGAGAGCGAGCAGGGACATCATGCAGTATTTCCCCGAGTTCCCGGGGTTTTCCGCTCAGTGGGTCTTCATTGCCACCTGGTATCGAGTGACCTTCTTCGGGGGCAGTTCGTTTTCACCA GTAAACACTTTCCAGATCGTCCTCATCACGGACGGCAAGCTCTCCTTCACCATCTTCAACTATGAGTCCATCACCTGGACCACGGGTATGCACGCCAGCAGTGGGGGGGACTTTGCCGGGCTCGGCGGCATCGCGGCGCAG GCAGGTTTTAACGCTGGTGATGGAAAGCGCTACTTCAACATCCCCGGATCCCGCACCGATGACATCGCTGACGTGGAGATGACGACAAATGTGGGTATCCCCGGGCGCTGGGTGTTCAGAATCGATGATGCCCAGGTGCAAGTGGGGGGCTGCAGCAATACAA CCTCTGTCTGCCTGACGCTGCGGCCCTGCCTGAATGGGGGGAAGTGTATTGAGGACTGCATCACGGGGAACCCCTCCTACACCTGCTCCTGCCTGGCCGGCTTTACCGGGAAGAGGTGCCATGTTG ATGTGGATGAGTGTCTCTCCCACCCGTGTCAGAACGGAGCCACCTGCCTCAATGGTGCCGGCAGCTTCAGCTGCAGGTGCCCACCGGGCTTCACAGGCACCAGCTGTGAGACTG AAGAGTCGCCATGTGAGAGCAGGGTGTGCCAGAACGGCGGGAGGTGCCAGGCGGCGAACGGGACAGCGGCGTGCTTGTGCCAGCCGGGGTACATGGGGGCAGACTGCCAGACAG AGGTGAATGAGTGTGAGTCCAGCCCATGCCTGAACGGCGGGCACTGCGTTGACCTGGTTGATAACTACACCTGTGTGTGCCTGGAGCCCTTTGTTGGACAGCGCTGCGAGAcag ACTCGTCTTCCTGCGAGGACCGGAGCTGCCGGAACCGGCAGACATGCAACTACATCCGTCCCGGCCGCTACATCTGCACGTGCTCCCCAGGTTATTACGGCAACAACTGCCAGTACG GTGGGCCCCGTGTGCCTGGCGCCTGCCTCTCCCACCCATGCCAGAACGCGGGCAGCTGCCTGGAGACGGAGCAGGGCTACGTCTGCGAATGCCGGGAGGGATACACTGGGCAGGACTGTCGAGACA AGCTCTCGGAGGGCTGTGAGTGTCGCAACGGGGGCAATTGTCTGGAGGGGAACATCACTATCTGCCAGTGCCCACCTGGGTTTTTTGGTCTTCTCTGTGAATTCG AAGTCACCACCACACCGTGCAACATGAACACGCAGTGCCCAGACAGCGGGTACTGCATGGAGTATGGTGGGAGCTACCTCTGTGTCTGCCACACTGACTACGGCACCAACCACA CAATGCCATCCCCCTGTGACTCGGAGCCCTGCCTGAATGGGGGCTCCTGTGAGGTTAACGATGACTCGTACACCTGCGAGTGTCCTCGAGGCTTCCTTGGCAAGCACTGCGAGAAAG CCAAGCCACGGCTCTGCAGCATGGGGCCCTGTCGCAATGGGGGCACCTGCAGGGAGGCGGATGGCGAGTACCACTGCACCTGCCCCTACCGCTTCACCGGAAAGCACTGTGAGATTG GTAAGCCAGACCCTTGCGCCTCGGGGCCCTGCCAGAATGGGGGCACCTGCTTCCACTACATCGGCAAGTACAAGTGCGACTGTCCCCCGGGCTACGCTGGCCGGCACTGTGAGATCG TGCCCTCCCCGTGCTTCCTCAGCCCCTGTGAGAATGGTGCTACCTGCGAGGACCTTGGCGGGGGCTATGCTTGCACGTGCCCTGTGGGCTACATAGGGAAGCACTGCCAGTCTG AGGTTGACTGTGGCGTCCCCAGCGAGGTTAAGCATGCCCAGGCCTCTTTCAACTCTACCAAGGTGGGCTCGCTGGCTGAATACCAGTGTGAGCTGGGCTACACCCTCAGTCAGCACAACCACCCCCGTGTCTGCCGCTTGCCAGGCATCTGGAGTGACCCCCCTGAGTGTGATG AGATCGATGAGTGccagtcccagccctgcctgaaCGGCGGCCAGTGCAAGGACCGCATCGCCGAGTTCCTGTGCCTTTGTGAGCCAGGTTACACTGGCCACCACTGCGAGTCAG ATGTCGACGAGTGTCAGTCAGAGCCCTGTAAGAACGGCGGGACCTGCCGGGACCTCCTTGGGTCCTTTGCTTGCTACTGTCCTGAGGGCTTTGTGGGGACCCAGTGTGAGACAG AAGTGGATGCCTGTGAGTCAGGCCCTTGCCGAAATGGAGGGGAGTGCGAGAGCTACGGGGGCTCCTACCTCTGCGTGTGCCCGGAGGGTTTCTTCGGCTACCACTGCGAGACAG tcAAACGCAACGTGAACAACAAGAATGATATCAGCAGGCCCGTCATGCTCACCACACGCACTA GACCACGTCCGGTGGAAGGCTTTGAGATCATGAACGTGACGGCCAGCGCCATCACGGTGCAATGGGCTCTCCACCGGCTCAAGCACTCCACTGTCAGTAGGGTGCGTGTCTCCATCCGCCAGCCGGGGGACCTGGCAGACCGCACCGTGGAGCTGAACAGCAGCGTGGCCAAGTACACCTTCCT GGacctgcagccaggagagaggtACATTGTCCATGTCACGACGCTGAGCGGCCTGGGGACAGAAGACCACCCCTCAGAGAGTCTGGCCACAGCCCCCTTCCATGTGTGGACGA ggcctctccccccccaaaacctcaCCGCCTTCCGCGTCACTGCCACCTCCGTGTCCATGGCATGGGAGCAGCCGCCTGCCGGTGCTGTGGAGGGGTACATCATCAACGTTACCACCGCTCAGAGTGTGAAGAGCCGCTATGTGCCCAACGGGAAGCTTGTGTCCTACACGGTGCGGGACCTGCTCCCTGGGCAGCGGTACCGCCTGTCCGTGACGGCTGTGCAGAACACAGAGCAAGGCCAAGTGCACAGTGAGCCCATCCACCTCTATGTCACCACCT TGCAGAGGGATGGAGCTCCGGAGGGACGGTGGAGCCAAGCTGGACACCCCCGGGTCCTGCGCAACAGGCTGCCCCCAGCTTTCCTGCCTGAACTCCGCTTGCTAGCGGATCATGACACAGTTGAGGAGCTCTCGCCAGCCCCCAG GTTCACCGAGCTGGTGGATGGCAGAGGAAGGATCAGCGCCAGGTTCGGCACTGCGCTGAGCAAATCCATCACTGTGAAGACAC AGCCGGAGGCTCCAGTGAAGCTGGAGAACGTGGAGGTGTCAAGCCAGGGCAGTCTGGCACTGCAGCTGCGTGAGGCAAAGAGCAAGA GTGAGGGGCAGAACTGCTCCACAAACCCCTGCAGGAATGGAGGCACCTGCGCCAGGGATGCCGAGTCCTACCACTGTGACTGCCGCCCAGGATTCAAGGGCCGGTTCTGCGAGCTGG CAGCCTGCAAGAAGGTGCCACACTCGTGCACGCGGCTGTACTCGGAAACCAAGTCATTCCCTGTGTGGGAAGGAGGCACCTGCCACTACCT GTATAGGAGAGTCTACAAGGTACACCAGGACATCTGCTACAAGGAGAACTGCAAGAGCACCGGTTCCGAGAAGAGAACCAGCAG AAAACCAAGCAACAGTCACACACTGAAGAAGCCATAG